The Bacteroidales bacterium genome includes a region encoding these proteins:
- the murD gene encoding UDP-N-acetylmuramoyl-L-alanine--D-glutamate ligase, whose translation MDKERIVILGAGESGVGAAILATKQGFDVFVSDSGAIKPEYKYMLDSHYILYEEGNHSMEIILSANEVIKSPGIPDSAPVIQSIYDAYIPIISEIEFASRYTKAKKICITGSNGKTTTTTLIYYMMQQAGMNVGMAGNVGKSFALQVAEDDYDYYVLELSSFQLEGMHQFKADIAILLNITPDHLDRYDYSLQKYVNAKMRILQNMTKEEFFIFCSDDEITIRELESIVLAAQTLPFSIENKPSPGAYLDNDWIKVDFRKDIFSMPVNDLSLKGKHNIYNSMAAGIAGKVLDIRKEHIRSALSTFPGVEHRLEKVLKIKDVTYINDSKATNVNSTWYALESMETPVVWIAGGTDKGNDYSVLEELVEKKVHFMVCLGKDNTKLIESFGEIVPQYVEVHSMKDAVREAYQKANPGDTVLLSPACASFDLFNNYEDRGRQFKQYVREL comes from the coding sequence AGGAGCAGGAGAAAGCGGTGTCGGGGCTGCTATTCTGGCTACAAAACAAGGTTTTGATGTATTTGTTTCAGACTCCGGTGCTATCAAGCCTGAGTACAAATATATGCTGGACAGTCATTATATATTATATGAAGAAGGTAATCATTCAATGGAGATCATCCTTTCTGCCAATGAAGTGATCAAAAGTCCCGGTATACCTGACTCTGCACCTGTTATTCAATCTATTTACGATGCGTATATTCCCATCATTTCTGAAATAGAATTTGCGTCACGGTACACCAAAGCCAAGAAAATATGTATTACAGGAAGTAACGGGAAAACAACCACTACCACATTGATATATTATATGATGCAGCAGGCAGGTATGAATGTGGGAATGGCAGGAAATGTAGGGAAAAGTTTCGCATTACAGGTGGCAGAAGACGATTATGATTATTATGTTCTGGAACTGAGTAGTTTTCAATTGGAAGGGATGCATCAGTTCAAAGCGGATATCGCTATATTGTTGAATATTACTCCGGATCATCTTGACCGGTATGATTACAGCCTTCAAAAATATGTGAATGCTAAAATGCGCATTTTGCAGAACATGACTAAAGAAGAGTTCTTTATTTTTTGTTCGGATGACGAAATCACCATCCGTGAATTGGAAAGTATTGTACTTGCTGCGCAAACCTTACCATTTTCTATTGAAAACAAGCCTTCTCCTGGAGCATACCTGGATAATGACTGGATAAAAGTGGATTTCAGGAAAGATATTTTTTCAATGCCGGTCAATGATTTATCGCTTAAAGGAAAGCACAATATATATAATTCGATGGCAGCGGGTATTGCAGGAAAAGTCCTGGATATACGGAAAGAACATATTCGTTCCGCACTATCCACTTTTCCGGGAGTAGAACACCGGTTGGAAAAAGTGCTTAAAATTAAGGATGTTACCTATATTAATGATTCAAAAGCCACCAATGTCAACTCTACCTGGTATGCTCTGGAAAGTATGGAGACTCCGGTGGTATGGATTGCCGGAGGAACGGATAAAGGTAATGATTACAGTGTCCTGGAAGAATTGGTCGAGAAAAAGGTGCATTTTATGGTTTGCCTTGGAAAAGACAATACAAAACTTATTGAGTCTTTCGGGGAAATTGTTCCCCAGTATGTGGAGGTGCATTCGATGAAAGATGCCGTAAGGGAAGCTTATCAAAAGGCCAATCCGGGAGATACGGTCTTATTGTCTCCGGCATGTGCAAGTTTCGACCTGTTCAATAATTATGAAGACAGGGGAAGACAGTTCAAACAATATGTAAGGGAATTATAA
- a CDS encoding FtsW/RodA/SpoVE family cell cycle protein, translating to MDFFKKHFKGDPNIWAIIIGLSVFSLLAVYSSTGTLAYKWSGGNTATYIIRHGIFLFVGLFAAFIIHKFPYKYYARLSQILILFIPVLLLITLLAGVDENDATRRLSILGMTFQTSDLAKLVLIMFLAQRLASRQNQILNFKETLLPMFILIGVICALILPANFSTAALLFLTSVVLLFVGRASFKQLSGLCAITLVLVLLLVGGLYGLQKAGVNNVITQRASTWVNRVERFFSDEQEENADLVENYQPLQAKIAVGTSGFFGKGPGNSVQRNFLPHPYSDFIFAIIIEEWGILGGMLVLFLYLNLLYRTVLIVRKCDKTFPAFLAIGLAFSIVFQAMINMMVAVGLIPVTGQPLPLISMGGTSILFTGITFGIILGISREVREQEERKLRQEARASVSGDIDPVPQAI from the coding sequence ATGGATTTTTTTAAAAAACACTTCAAAGGCGATCCGAATATCTGGGCCATTATCATAGGTCTCAGTGTTTTTTCGTTGCTGGCGGTGTATAGTTCAACAGGAACATTGGCATATAAATGGTCGGGAGGAAATACGGCCACTTATATCATCCGTCATGGTATATTCCTTTTTGTCGGTTTGTTTGCTGCCTTTATCATCCATAAATTTCCATATAAATATTATGCCCGGCTTTCTCAGATATTGATCCTGTTTATTCCTGTTTTATTGCTGATCACCTTATTGGCAGGTGTAGATGAAAATGACGCGACGCGACGTCTGTCTATTCTCGGAATGACCTTTCAAACTTCGGATCTGGCAAAATTGGTATTGATCATGTTTTTAGCACAAAGGCTGGCGTCCAGACAAAACCAGATTTTGAATTTTAAAGAAACGCTTCTACCCATGTTTATCCTTATCGGGGTCATTTGTGCATTGATCCTTCCGGCCAATTTCAGTACTGCAGCATTACTTTTTCTGACCAGTGTAGTACTCCTGTTTGTCGGGAGAGCTTCTTTCAAACAACTTTCAGGACTTTGCGCCATCACTCTTGTCCTGGTATTGCTGTTGGTGGGCGGACTTTATGGATTACAGAAAGCCGGAGTCAATAATGTGATCACACAAAGGGCTTCTACCTGGGTAAATCGTGTGGAACGATTTTTTTCAGACGAACAGGAAGAAAATGCAGATCTGGTGGAGAACTATCAGCCTTTACAGGCGAAGATAGCTGTAGGTACCAGCGGCTTTTTTGGAAAAGGACCGGGTAATAGTGTGCAACGAAATTTTCTACCTCATCCTTATTCTGATTTTATTTTTGCAATAATTATTGAAGAATGGGGCATACTGGGAGGCATGCTTGTACTTTTCCTTTACCTGAATCTGTTGTACCGGACAGTGTTGATTGTCCGGAAATGTGATAAGACTTTTCCCGCCTTTCTGGCAATAGGATTAGCATTCAGTATCGTATTTCAGGCCATGATCAATATGATGGTGGCCGTAGGCTTAATTCCGGTAACAGGGCAACCTCTTCCGTTGATCAGTATGGGTGGGACATCCATATTGTTCACGGGTATTACTTTTGGAATTATATTAGGGATCAGCAGGGAAGTTAGAGAGCAGGAAGAACGGAAACTCAGGCAGGAAGCCAGAGCTTCCGTATCAGGGGATATTGATCCTGTACCTCAGGCTATTTGA
- the murG gene encoding undecaprenyldiphospho-muramoylpentapeptide beta-N-acetylglucosaminyltransferase, protein MDESNRINDQNLDAAKTYRRVIISGGGTGGHIFPAIAIANALSAKDPSIRILFVGAEGRMEMEKVPKAGYKIIGLPVRGFDRKNLFRNFRVLYLLIRSIYIARIIIKRFHPDAVIGVGGYASGPVLYAACKKGIPTLIQEQNSYAGVTNKLLAKKVDKICVAYDDMERFFPKEKIIITGNPVRRRLTECVVMRDQSMLFFDFHEDKPTILVLGGSLGARTINQSVLGSLEHFPSDIYLIWQTGISYYEKAKQAVLDKQLHHQIKVFQFIERVDLAYTAADLVISRAGASTISELCIKGKPSILVPSPNVAEDHQTKNAMALVKKEAAIMIPDDQAVKKLMDTAISTVRNPQMLEPLSDNIRELARFNAARKIADIVIQLMEDKQ, encoded by the coding sequence ATGGATGAATCAAATCGAATAAACGACCAAAATCTAGATGCCGCCAAAACCTATCGCCGCGTGATCATTAGTGGGGGAGGTACAGGCGGACATATTTTTCCTGCCATCGCCATAGCTAATGCCTTGTCTGCGAAAGATCCTTCCATCAGAATACTTTTTGTGGGTGCGGAAGGACGCATGGAAATGGAGAAGGTGCCCAAGGCCGGATATAAAATTATCGGATTACCTGTTCGTGGTTTTGATAGAAAAAACCTGTTCAGGAATTTTCGTGTACTATATCTCTTGATAAGAAGTATTTATATTGCAAGAATCATTATAAAACGGTTCCATCCCGATGCAGTAATCGGAGTGGGTGGATATGCCAGTGGGCCAGTATTATACGCTGCTTGTAAAAAAGGTATTCCTACATTGATCCAGGAACAGAATTCCTATGCAGGCGTCACTAATAAATTATTGGCCAAAAAAGTAGATAAAATATGTGTGGCTTATGATGATATGGAGCGTTTTTTCCCGAAGGAGAAGATCATAATTACCGGAAATCCTGTCAGAAGAAGATTAACGGAATGTGTTGTAATGCGTGATCAGAGCATGTTGTTCTTCGATTTCCATGAAGACAAACCTACAATCCTTGTTCTGGGAGGAAGTTTAGGAGCGCGTACGATCAATCAGAGTGTATTAGGTTCTCTTGAACATTTTCCTTCGGATATATATTTGATTTGGCAGACGGGTATTTCTTATTATGAGAAGGCGAAACAGGCTGTTCTGGATAAGCAACTGCATCACCAGATCAAAGTATTCCAGTTCATTGAACGCGTTGATCTGGCTTATACTGCTGCAGACCTGGTTATTTCCCGTGCCGGTGCCAGTACGATATCCGAACTTTGTATCAAGGGAAAACCGTCTATTCTTGTTCCTTCTCCCAATGTTGCCGAAGACCATCAGACCAAGAATGCCATGGCATTGGTCAAAAAAGAGGCCGCTATAATGATTCCTGATGATCAGGCTGTGAAAAAACTAATGGATACAGCGATTTCTACAGTCAGGAATCCTCAGATGCTGGAGCCGCTTTCGGATAATATCCGGGAGTTGGCCAGATTCAATGCTGCACGGAAAATAGCAGATATAGTTATTCAATTAATGGAAGATAAACAATGA
- a CDS encoding NUDIX hydrolase, with the protein MIQKELLNYSKRIRALAEIGLTYSENPYDRDRYEELSSIGQHMMSLLSGHPVEVIEQFFIEDREYKTPQVDIRAVVFDEADRLLLVREKIDAKWSLPGGWADIGYAPSEVAVKEVKEETGLDVLPERMIAVFDKKCHPHPPHLHYVYKLFIGCKLQGGEMQPAFDTLDVGFFDKNNIPELSEERVTRDQVQLMFDYHHHPEKPVVFD; encoded by the coding sequence ATGATACAAAAGGAATTGTTGAATTACAGTAAACGTATCCGTGCCCTGGCCGAAATAGGGTTGACTTATTCTGAAAACCCATACGACCGGGATCGTTATGAAGAACTTAGTTCTATCGGACAACACATGATGAGTCTGCTAAGCGGTCATCCTGTTGAAGTAATTGAACAATTTTTTATTGAAGACCGGGAATACAAAACACCTCAGGTAGACATACGTGCTGTGGTATTTGATGAAGCAGACCGTTTATTATTGGTACGTGAAAAAATTGATGCTAAGTGGTCCCTGCCTGGCGGATGGGCGGATATTGGCTATGCTCCTTCGGAAGTCGCCGTTAAAGAGGTGAAGGAAGAAACCGGATTGGATGTATTGCCCGAAAGGATGATTGCTGTTTTTGATAAGAAGTGCCATCCACATCCTCCACACCTGCATTATGTATATAAATTATTCATAGGATGTAAATTACAGGGTGGGGAAATGCAACCGGCATTTGATACGTTGGATGTGGGTTTTTTTGATAAAAACAATATCCCCGAATTATCTGAAGAAAGGGTAACCAGGGATCAGGTGCAATTGATGTTTGATTACCATCATCACCCGGAAAAACCGGTAGTGTTTGATTAA
- the murC gene encoding UDP-N-acetylmuramate--L-alanine ligase has product MMLEYIHKVYFIGIGGIGMSALARYFKAKQCDVCGYDRVETSLTRKLCEEGIPVHYSDDIASIPESYKSQKEQVLVIYTPAVPTTHREMNWFRENGYTMMKRSGVLGMISRAKETIAVAGTHGKTSVSTMIAHLLTQAGIGCDAFLGGISKNYQTNLLLSATSEYLVAEADEYDRSFLRLYPGIAVVTAIDPDHLDIYGTYEQLREAFDQFVSQIRKGGILVHKYGLEIKTTKDIEIYTYSLDDSRADFYAEGVQIENGRYSVNVHTPHGNIHSVHIGVPGMVNVENSIVALAIAALVGADHEKIKAGLASFEGVQRRFDYQIRRTDMVYIDDYAHHPEELRFTIESVRELYPGKRITGIFQPHLYSRTRDFADGFAKSLSLLDELILLEIYPAREEPIDGVSSGIIFEKVSINEKIMCTKGEIIDILGKHRPEVLLTLGAGDIDTLVVPIENLFSKDDDN; this is encoded by the coding sequence ATGATGTTGGAATACATACATAAAGTTTATTTTATCGGTATCGGCGGTATCGGTATGAGTGCTTTGGCAAGGTATTTTAAGGCCAAACAATGTGATGTTTGCGGGTACGACCGTGTAGAAACATCACTTACCCGTAAACTTTGCGAGGAAGGTATTCCTGTACATTATTCCGACGATATTGCCTCTATTCCCGAATCATATAAGTCTCAGAAAGAACAGGTGCTGGTGATATATACGCCTGCAGTTCCCACCACTCACAGGGAAATGAATTGGTTCAGGGAAAACGGCTATACCATGATGAAACGTTCGGGAGTACTGGGAATGATTTCGCGGGCTAAAGAGACTATTGCTGTAGCAGGGACACATGGGAAAACCAGTGTATCTACCATGATCGCACATCTGCTGACACAAGCAGGGATTGGTTGTGATGCCTTTCTGGGCGGTATTTCAAAAAATTATCAGACCAATCTTTTACTTTCAGCTACTTCTGAATATCTTGTAGCAGAAGCAGATGAATACGATCGTTCCTTTTTACGTTTATACCCCGGTATAGCTGTCGTTACGGCCATTGATCCGGATCATCTGGACATATACGGTACTTACGAACAGCTCAGGGAAGCTTTTGATCAATTTGTCTCACAGATCAGAAAAGGCGGGATACTGGTTCATAAATACGGTCTGGAAATAAAAACAACCAAAGATATCGAGATATACACTTATTCACTGGATGATTCCCGTGCAGATTTCTATGCGGAAGGAGTACAAATTGAAAATGGTCGGTATTCGGTAAATGTACATACTCCGCATGGCAATATTCATTCTGTACATATCGGGGTTCCTGGAATGGTAAATGTTGAGAATAGTATTGTCGCATTAGCCATTGCAGCTTTGGTTGGCGCAGACCATGAGAAAATAAAAGCAGGGTTGGCCTCTTTTGAAGGCGTACAGCGTCGTTTTGATTACCAAATACGTAGAACTGATATGGTCTATATTGATGATTATGCACATCATCCGGAGGAATTACGGTTTACCATCGAATCAGTCAGGGAGTTATATCCGGGGAAACGGATCACAGGGATCTTTCAGCCGCATCTGTACAGTCGTACCCGTGATTTTGCTGATGGTTTTGCAAAAAGCCTTAGTTTATTGGATGAATTGATTTTGCTTGAAATATATCCGGCGCGCGAAGAGCCGATAGACGGTGTAAGTTCAGGAATAATATTCGAAAAAGTCTCTATCAATGAAAAGATCATGTGCACTAAAGGAGAAATCATTGATATTTTAGGAAAGCACCGGCCTGAAGTATTACTTACTTTAGGCGCCGGCGATATTGATACATTGGTAGTGCCCATTGAAAACCTGTTCAGTAAGGATGATGATAATTAA
- the ftsA gene encoding cell division protein FtsA yields the protein MENTPQYVAAIDVGTTKIVTLLGKRTENKKLEIVGFSRSDSKGIRRGEVLNPEEASNVVKETIFDLQRRTGIIFSEVFVGIAGQHIRILKSRNYINRPVYEDSITVDDINQLKSDANNIALEEGKEIIHILPQSYIVDNETDIFNPVGMLGKRLEANFNIVVGNIDSIKRIRKCIHNAGLDIREIILEPLASADAVLYDEERESGVALVDIGGGTTDIAVFYENVLRHSAVIPFGGYVVTKDIKDACGLGEQVAEEVKVQFGMALSEAADENKVIVIPAKVPGREPKEISFRNLAHIIQSRMEEIIDAIMFHIENSGCADKLGSGIVITGGGAMLKHLKQLFHYRTGMDVRIGYPGEQLSGDAEAINEPRYATGIGLLMKGFCHMDEYQWEMATTLQAEKEAQEERKRQEQEMDKEEVMEEADVNDSGSKIKKPRRKISFDGFKESIIGYFNAEPDSEM from the coding sequence ATGGAAAACACACCTCAATATGTGGCCGCGATAGATGTCGGCACCACCAAGATTGTCACCCTGTTGGGGAAGCGCACAGAAAATAAGAAATTGGAAATCGTTGGTTTTTCACGTTCTGATTCGAAAGGAATTCGCCGGGGAGAAGTGCTCAATCCGGAAGAGGCATCCAATGTGGTAAAAGAAACTATTTTCGACCTGCAGCGCCGTACCGGGATCATATTCTCGGAAGTGTTTGTAGGTATAGCCGGGCAGCATATCCGGATATTAAAAAGCAGGAATTATATCAACCGGCCTGTTTATGAAGACAGTATCACCGTTGACGATATCAATCAACTGAAAAGTGATGCCAATAATATTGCTCTTGAGGAAGGTAAAGAGATCATTCATATTTTACCTCAAAGCTATATTGTCGATAATGAGACAGATATCTTTAATCCGGTAGGAATGCTGGGGAAACGTTTGGAAGCCAATTTTAATATTGTAGTGGGCAATATAGATTCCATTAAGAGGATCAGGAAGTGCATTCATAATGCCGGTCTTGATATTCGTGAAATCATACTTGAACCGTTGGCTTCTGCCGATGCCGTGCTCTATGATGAAGAACGTGAATCCGGAGTGGCTTTGGTAGATATCGGAGGGGGAACAACAGACATTGCCGTATTTTATGAAAACGTATTGCGTCACTCGGCTGTCATTCCTTTTGGCGGCTATGTCGTAACCAAGGATATCAAAGATGCCTGTGGCTTAGGCGAACAGGTTGCCGAAGAGGTGAAAGTGCAGTTTGGTATGGCATTGAGCGAAGCGGCTGATGAAAACAAAGTGATTGTCATCCCGGCTAAGGTACCGGGACGTGAACCCAAAGAAATTTCATTCCGCAACCTGGCACACATTATTCAGTCACGTATGGAAGAAATCATTGATGCCATCATGTTTCATATAGAAAATTCCGGCTGTGCAGATAAACTGGGTTCCGGTATTGTGATTACCGGTGGTGGTGCTATGTTAAAACATCTAAAACAGTTATTTCATTACCGTACAGGTATGGATGTCCGTATCGGTTATCCCGGGGAACAGCTGTCAGGTGATGCGGAAGCCATTAATGAGCCTCGCTATGCCACAGGGATCGGCCTGTTGATGAAAGGGTTCTGCCATATGGATGAATACCAATGGGAAATGGCAACCACCTTACAGGCGGAAAAGGAAGCACAAGAAGAACGGAAAAGGCAGGAACAGGAAATGGATAAGGAAGAAGTGATGGAAGAAGCAGATGTAAATGATTCGGGTTCGAAGATCAAAAAGCCCAGGAGAAAGATATCATTTGATGGATTTAAGGAAAGTATTATCGGGTATTTTAATGCAGAGCCGGATAGTGAAATGTAA
- a CDS encoding sulfatase-like hydrolase/transferase: MTRQMYQMLKSNIYVQLIKRILVVYLLFTLCRLVFYWYNYDLYQERTFAQLWTIFTGGLLFDTTAILYTNILYILMFLIPFKFRYNKTYQGVAKYLYLITNGIALAANCIDIVYFRFTLRRTTFDIFREFSHGEKIGNVFANAFIDHWYLVLFFIAIIVLMVFLYGRPIEKSSVLIRNPFIYYPACLVGMALGVGIVVIGLRGGVRHSTRPITLSNAGEYVQEPIDVPLVLNTPFSIYKTIERRGMTPLKYFDDEQVMERIYTPVHMPSDSVGAFNHMNVMVIILESFGKEHSGFYNKELDGGTYQGYTPFLDSLASQSLTFEFSYGNGSKSIDALASTLAGIPAIPQPFVLSPHFNNTIRALPLLLKEKGYETAFFCGQPNSAMGFWAFCKLMGFNRQFGMTEYGNNDDYDGIWGIWDEEFLQFTAKEMSGLSEPFLSTLFTISSHHPFRVPERYENVFEPGPLPIHRCIRYTDYSLKRFFETASRQPWYNQTLFVLVADHINGIVHDEYKPTPEMFAIPVIFYKPDGSLKEYRHSVSQQIDIMPTVLGLLNYDQPYLSFGFDVNRTQDRFAINYTNGYYQLYSDKYVLVFDGKETTGLYQLRTDMSHNFAGELPEIQEEMEQKAKAFLQQYTTRMVENRLTVKP; this comes from the coding sequence ATGACCAGGCAAATGTATCAGATGCTGAAAAGCAATATTTATGTACAATTGATTAAGAGGATATTGGTTGTATATCTCTTATTTACATTGTGCCGTTTGGTATTTTACTGGTACAACTATGATCTGTACCAGGAACGGACATTTGCCCAGCTATGGACCATTTTTACCGGGGGATTGCTTTTTGACACAACAGCCATCCTTTATACCAACATACTGTATATTTTAATGTTCCTGATCCCGTTTAAATTCAGGTACAATAAAACATATCAGGGAGTTGCCAAATACCTGTATCTGATCACTAACGGCATTGCATTGGCTGCCAACTGTATTGATATTGTTTATTTCCGCTTTACCTTGCGACGGACGACTTTCGATATTTTCAGGGAGTTCTCTCATGGTGAGAAGATCGGGAATGTTTTTGCCAACGCTTTTATTGATCACTGGTACCTGGTGTTGTTCTTCATAGCTATCATCGTTCTGATGGTTTTTCTATATGGACGTCCGATTGAGAAGTCGTCCGTACTGATCAGAAATCCATTCATTTATTATCCGGCATGTCTGGTGGGAATGGCGTTAGGTGTTGGTATCGTGGTGATCGGACTGCGTGGAGGAGTACGTCACAGTACAAGGCCTATTACGCTGAGTAATGCCGGAGAGTACGTACAGGAACCTATTGACGTTCCTTTGGTATTGAATACCCCGTTCTCTATTTATAAAACCATAGAGCGGAGAGGAATGACTCCGTTAAAGTATTTTGATGACGAACAGGTGATGGAACGGATATATACACCGGTTCATATGCCTTCGGACAGCGTGGGGGCATTCAATCATATGAATGTGATGGTGATCATTCTGGAAAGTTTTGGTAAAGAACATTCCGGATTTTACAATAAAGAATTGGACGGCGGCACTTATCAGGGATATACTCCTTTTTTGGATTCACTGGCATCCCAAAGCCTTACATTTGAATTTTCATACGGGAACGGCTCAAAATCCATTGATGCTTTGGCTTCTACACTTGCTGGTATTCCGGCTATACCGCAACCATTTGTGTTATCTCCCCATTTTAATAATACCATCAGGGCGTTGCCTTTGCTCCTAAAAGAGAAAGGTTACGAAACAGCTTTCTTTTGCGGACAACCGAACAGCGCCATGGGTTTTTGGGCATTCTGTAAGCTGATGGGCTTTAACCGCCAGTTTGGAATGACCGAATATGGAAATAATGATGATTATGATGGCATATGGGGAATTTGGGATGAAGAGTTTTTACAGTTTACAGCAAAAGAAATGTCGGGATTATCCGAACCTTTTTTGAGTACTTTGTTTACCATCAGTTCCCATCATCCGTTTCGCGTTCCCGAACGTTATGAGAATGTATTTGAGCCCGGGCCGCTCCCGATCCATCGTTGTATCCGTTATACCGATTATTCGTTGAAACGGTTTTTTGAAACTGCTTCCCGGCAACCATGGTACAATCAGACATTATTTGTCCTGGTGGCCGACCACATCAATGGGATTGTCCATGATGAATACAAACCTACTCCGGAAATGTTTGCTATTCCCGTTATTTTTTACAAACCTGACGGAAGCCTGAAAGAATACAGGCATAGTGTTTCCCAACAGATTGACATCATGCCAACTGTATTGGGTCTTCTGAATTATGATCAACCCTACCTTTCTTTCGGTTTTGATGTGAACCGGACACAGGACAGGTTTGCGATTAATTATACCAATGGCTATTATCAGCTATATTCCGATAAATATGTATTGGTATTTGACGGAAAAGAAACTACCGGACTCTATCAGCTGAGGACAGATATGTCTCACAATTTTGCAGGAGAATTACCGGAAATTCAGGAAGAAATGGAACAGAAGGCAAAAGCCTTTCTTCAACAATATACTACCCGTATGGTAGAAAATCGTTTAACAGTAAAACCTTAA